A genomic segment from Nicotiana tabacum cultivar K326 chromosome 7, ASM71507v2, whole genome shotgun sequence encodes:
- the LOC107778594 gene encoding GATA transcription factor 17: MDPTQKEDSLADETTESAKSCTDCKTTKTPLWRVGPYGPKSLCNACGIKYRKKKGTPSGFGKDPDKKKKETDSSNSSTDKLAHSQKEKIGNDGKLSKGLKVRFMMLGKEVVILQRQRSSMKKKPTIHRKFGEVERAALLLMALSCGSVFA; the protein is encoded by the exons ATGGATCCAACGCAAAAG GAAGATTCTTTGGCCGATGAGACAACTGAGAGTGCTAAATCTTGCACTGATTGTAAAACTACAAAGACACCCTTGTGGAGAGTTGGCCCTTATGGGCCTAAG TCACTGTGTAATGCTTGTGGGATCAAATACAGAAAGAAAAAGGGTACCCCATCTGGATTTGGCAAAGACCcagataagaagaagaaagagacagaCAGTTCTAACAGTAGTACGGACAAATTAGCTCATAGCCAAAAGGAGAAAATTGGAAATGATGGGAAGCTAAGCAAAGGATTGAAGGTGAGATTTATGATGTTAGGGAAAGAAGTGGTGATATTACAGAGGCAGAGATCTTCAATGAAGAAGAAGCCAACAATTCATAGGAAATTTGGTGAAGTTGAAAGAGCTGCTCTTCTTTTGATGGCTCTGTCTTGTGGCTCTGTTTTTGCCTAA